The following are encoded together in the Pectobacterium wasabiae CFBP 3304 genome:
- the bcsB gene encoding cellulose biosynthesis cyclic di-GMP-binding regulatory protein BcsB produces the protein MTKKIIWLTALALGVSSLSQAVTVPHAQTPTAGGTTQPPAHAATTTPATATPATGVSTTSMPAIPLAQPQDNAAVRNAVLPFAQIAPAPGTFALRGINPDGQIEFGVRSDEVVTQASLDLEFTPSPALIPTESHIKVYLNDELMGVTTISKEQMGKSNRVRIPIDPRYITDFNRLQLVFVGHYQNICENPASTSLWLDVSKASALNLQFQKLALKDDLSPFPAPFFDSRDTRPLTLPIVFAGQPDLVQQRAAAMLASWFGSKVQWRGQSFPALFNQLPDRHGIVFATNDKRPDFLHDTPAVNGPTVSIISHPDNPHVKLLLVQGRDDNELLTAVQGIAQGSTLFRGQSVTIDKVEQLAPRQPYDAPNWVRTDRPMTFAELQQYNEQLQTDGIVPRPISLTLNLPPDLFLIRSQGIDMRLKYRYTAPQVQDGSRLSINLNNQFVQAFSLAPEHDQNSLLMRLPLTQGLWDSNKSLTIPALKLGTTNQLRFDFNYTTLLSSGTADRCETYTPVVNHAVIDSNSTINFSGYRHFMAMPDLRAFANAGYPFSRLADLSQTLVLVNKQPQPAQVSAMLNAIGNIGAQTGYPALAVQLSDDWTQIDKQDSDILMIGAIPPELHDDGKINLLVEQTQSWIKQPTRQTAIPDMGSPESDAKPDSKTTVSGTGAMSAIIGFQSPYHDQRSVVALLADSPQGYTLLNNALIDSEKRTSLFGSVSVIRESGINNLRVGDVYYVGHLPWWERIWHALAQHPIWLAVISTLTVIIVAWLLWRGLKFFSRRRLSPDERD, from the coding sequence ATGACGAAAAAAATAATCTGGTTAACCGCATTGGCTTTAGGCGTCAGCTCATTATCTCAGGCTGTCACCGTGCCACACGCACAAACACCGACGGCGGGAGGCACCACCCAGCCGCCCGCCCATGCTGCCACCACAACGCCAGCAACGGCCACACCTGCGACTGGCGTGTCGACCACGAGCATGCCCGCGATCCCGCTGGCACAACCGCAGGATAACGCCGCCGTGCGTAACGCGGTGCTGCCGTTTGCGCAAATCGCACCGGCACCGGGCACGTTTGCGCTACGCGGCATCAATCCCGACGGACAGATTGAGTTCGGCGTTCGCAGCGATGAAGTCGTGACGCAAGCCTCGCTCGATCTTGAGTTTACGCCGTCACCGGCGCTGATCCCCACCGAGTCCCATATCAAGGTTTACCTGAACGATGAGCTGATGGGCGTCACCACCATTAGCAAAGAGCAGATGGGTAAATCCAATCGCGTCCGTATCCCTATCGATCCGCGCTACATCACGGACTTCAACCGCCTGCAACTGGTGTTTGTCGGCCATTATCAAAACATCTGTGAAAACCCGGCCAGCACCAGCCTGTGGTTGGATGTCAGCAAAGCCAGCGCACTCAATCTGCAATTCCAGAAGCTGGCGCTGAAGGATGACCTGTCGCCGTTCCCTGCACCGTTTTTCGACAGCCGCGATACCCGACCATTAACGCTGCCTATTGTCTTTGCCGGCCAGCCGGATCTGGTGCAGCAGCGTGCCGCCGCCATGCTCGCCTCCTGGTTTGGCAGCAAAGTACAATGGCGCGGGCAGTCCTTCCCTGCTCTTTTCAACCAGTTGCCAGATCGCCACGGCATTGTTTTCGCCACCAATGATAAGCGTCCAGATTTCCTGCACGATACCCCTGCGGTGAACGGACCGACGGTGTCTATTATCAGCCACCCCGACAATCCTCACGTTAAGCTGCTGTTGGTTCAGGGGCGTGATGACAATGAGTTGCTCACCGCCGTTCAGGGCATCGCCCAGGGGAGCACACTGTTCCGTGGGCAGAGCGTCACCATCGATAAGGTAGAACAGCTCGCCCCACGCCAGCCGTATGATGCGCCAAACTGGGTACGCACCGACCGCCCGATGACCTTCGCCGAGCTTCAGCAATATAACGAGCAGCTACAAACCGACGGCATTGTGCCTCGGCCGATTTCACTGACCCTGAATTTGCCGCCTGACCTGTTTCTGATCCGCAGTCAGGGCATCGACATGCGCCTGAAATATCGCTACACCGCGCCGCAGGTTCAGGACGGTTCGCGTCTGAGCATCAATCTGAACAACCAATTCGTGCAGGCTTTCTCGCTAGCACCAGAGCACGACCAGAATTCCCTGTTAATGCGCTTGCCGCTCACACAGGGATTATGGGATTCCAACAAAAGCCTGACCATCCCGGCGTTGAAACTGGGTACTACCAACCAACTACGCTTTGATTTCAACTACACCACGCTGCTCTCCAGCGGCACCGCTGACCGCTGTGAAACCTATACACCGGTCGTGAACCACGCCGTTATCGATAGCAACTCAACCATTAACTTCTCTGGCTATCGTCACTTTATGGCGATGCCAGACCTGCGTGCCTTTGCCAATGCTGGCTACCCGTTCAGCCGACTGGCTGACCTGTCACAAACGCTGGTGCTGGTGAACAAACAGCCGCAGCCGGCTCAGGTCAGCGCGATGTTGAACGCGATCGGTAACATTGGGGCACAAACCGGCTACCCAGCGTTGGCGGTACAGCTCAGCGACGACTGGACACAGATCGACAAGCAGGACAGTGATATTTTGATGATCGGCGCTATCCCGCCTGAACTGCACGACGACGGCAAAATCAATCTGCTGGTCGAGCAAACGCAAAGCTGGATCAAGCAGCCAACACGCCAGACCGCCATTCCAGACATGGGCTCGCCCGAATCTGACGCGAAGCCAGACAGTAAAACCACCGTCAGCGGTACGGGTGCCATGTCGGCGATTATCGGCTTCCAGTCTCCTTATCACGACCAGCGCAGCGTTGTTGCGCTGCTGGCCGATAGCCCACAGGGCTACACCCTGCTCAACAACGCGCTGATCGACAGCGAGAAAAGAACGTCGCTATTCGGTTCCGTTTCCGTCATCCGCGAATCGGGCATCAATAATCTGCGTGTCGGTGACGTTTATTACGTCGGCCATCTGCCGTGGTGGGAACGTATCTGGCACGCATTGGCGCAGCATCCGATCTGGCTCGCCGTCATCTCGACGCTTACCGTCATCATTGTTGCCTGGCTGCTGTGGCGTGGCCTGAAATTCTTCAGCCGCCGTCGCCTGTCACCAGATGAAAGGGATTAA
- the bcsZ gene encoding cellulose synthase complex periplasmic endoglucanase BcsZ — protein MPRVLRYLIPTLLWLWVSVAAAAVCDWPAWEQYKQHYISEEGRVIDTSTPNKITTSEGQSYAMFFALVANDREMFDRLLQWTENNLSAGDLATNLPAWLWGESKDKRWTVLDPNSASDADLWIAYNLLEAGRLWKDTRYNTLGTALLKRIAKEEVVTIPGLGMMLLPGKVGFVEKESWRLNPSYLPPQLLARFAPLGETWKNMQRTTQRLLLETAPKGFSPDWVIWQKDKGWQPDTTKPNIGSYDAIRVYLWVGMMADSSRGKADLIKQFQPMIQQTIQQGLPPEKTDTATGAVTGQGSVGFSASLLPMLSRQPDALTIQRQRLAANPPGDNAYFSASLTLFGQGWDEKRYRFTSQGQLLPSRGSQCITTP, from the coding sequence ATGCCACGTGTGCTGCGCTACCTGATCCCCACGCTGCTGTGGCTATGGGTCTCCGTTGCCGCCGCAGCCGTCTGCGACTGGCCCGCCTGGGAACAGTACAAGCAGCACTACATCAGCGAGGAAGGACGGGTGATTGATACCTCAACACCCAATAAGATCACCACGTCCGAAGGGCAAAGCTACGCCATGTTCTTTGCGCTAGTCGCCAACGATCGAGAGATGTTTGATCGGCTGCTGCAATGGACAGAAAACAACCTGTCCGCTGGCGATTTAGCGACCAACCTGCCCGCCTGGCTGTGGGGAGAAAGCAAAGATAAACGGTGGACGGTACTGGATCCTAACTCCGCGTCCGATGCCGATCTGTGGATTGCCTATAACCTGCTTGAAGCAGGTCGACTGTGGAAAGATACACGCTACAACACGCTGGGCACCGCGCTGCTTAAACGTATTGCCAAGGAAGAGGTCGTGACTATTCCGGGGCTGGGCATGATGCTCTTGCCCGGCAAAGTCGGTTTCGTAGAGAAAGAGAGCTGGCGCTTGAATCCCAGCTACCTGCCGCCACAGTTGCTGGCCCGCTTTGCTCCGTTGGGTGAAACGTGGAAGAACATGCAGCGCACCACACAGCGCCTGCTATTGGAAACCGCGCCGAAAGGGTTCTCACCTGATTGGGTCATCTGGCAAAAAGACAAAGGCTGGCAACCCGATACCACCAAACCCAATATCGGCAGCTATGACGCCATTCGCGTCTATCTGTGGGTAGGGATGATGGCCGATAGCAGCAGAGGAAAAGCCGACTTGATCAAACAGTTTCAGCCCATGATTCAACAGACGATCCAACAAGGGCTGCCACCTGAAAAAACGGACACGGCAACAGGTGCCGTCACCGGGCAGGGATCGGTAGGGTTTTCCGCCTCGCTGCTCCCGATGCTATCCCGTCAGCCGGATGCGTTAACCATCCAGCGACAACGGCTCGCCGCAAATCCACCGGGTGACAATGCCTATTTCTCCGCTTCTCTGACGCTCTTTGGTCAGGGATGGGATGAGAAGCGCTACCGCTTCACGTCACAAGGCCAACTTTTACCGTCCCGAGGCAGCCAATGCATAACAACACCATAA
- the bcsC gene encoding cellulose synthase complex outer membrane protein BcsC, translated as MHNNTINWLRLLPLLLIAAPQAYSAETASPEQFLMEQVRLGEASNKDDIVRQSLHRLELINPDNPDVIAARLRLVLRQGDQAQARQQLEKLKTVAPDSAIYRQSAITLALTQEEPRKQLQQARLLSTAGRYAEAKVQYDALFHGEPPTLDLAVEYWRLISRLPNQEPVAIKQLEVLDHIYPNNVPLRMVLSRLLFSQDRNEQAYPLLKQLSNDPVGRGQAASLWLEIIGRMPVTPQSVTELNRFLAVFTDGEQVETARKELSRQQGILADPVYQGRLRALAQIENGGGNNATLIELNKALTATPNDPELIGAVGLVYLRTGDRVKALAQFQKALQADVNRLNSSKWEGLIQSTQYWTTIAEGDNALKANNLPLAQQKYQQARQMDNTNAYALIGLGDVAVASKNDTAAQQFYQQALHLEPGNDNALRGLVGIYQRQSPEKALTYLNSLSRSQQNTMRETLTALQLDILKQQADRLAEQQQWTQAEEKYRQANQQDPNDVWLAYRYAQTLRQLGQMQQADSAVQRATAVPPANAEKNYVYSLYLSSTNRDEQALAHLNTLPTAQWSADMRDLSQRLTIQTTLAKAETMRDAGNESAAIAFLRQQPADTRIDLLLADWALARGEYTTALTEYQRIRTREPQNPDAQLGEIDAFIAQGRQDDARQRLNQLPAQAADTLNGQRRVANAWQAVGNPQKSTALFRQLKIDAQKEPVGQGKALVYRDAARVEQQQSQPEQAQQDYKQAMVASGMTPVLPQSDDDYTRLTRNNSGDDWLQRSIRADAADLYRKQDITVTLDHDYSSSSGTGGISDLSAHNTLLQVDMPLYDGRAFFRTDTVQMNAGSFSTDSSGAYRETFGTCATRDCFDGKSQKATGTSVAAGWKNDRWSADIGTTPLGFDVVDVVGGASYSGDWRQIGWTATASRRPISSSLLAFGGTRDPGTGITWGGVRATGVSLGLSYDRGEAHGVWSDFSVHQITGKNVADNDRARAMAGYYYKLINEDNRRVTVGLNSMWWRHQKDLSGYSLGQGGYYSPQQYFSLGVPVNYRQRTENWSWELGGSLSWSRSSTKDQRRYPLVGLLGNAALTDRDTVEQGSSSSGFGYTARALVERRLSSHWTLGVGIDIQQAKDYTPSHGLIYLRYSASGWQGDLDSPPQPLTPYADFK; from the coding sequence ATGCATAACAACACCATAAACTGGCTGCGCCTCCTCCCGTTATTGCTGATTGCAGCACCGCAGGCCTACAGTGCAGAAACCGCATCACCAGAGCAGTTCCTGATGGAGCAGGTGCGTTTGGGAGAGGCCAGCAACAAAGACGATATCGTGCGTCAGTCGCTCCATCGACTGGAGCTAATCAATCCAGATAATCCCGACGTTATCGCGGCCAGATTACGGCTGGTGCTGCGTCAAGGCGATCAGGCGCAGGCGCGTCAGCAGTTGGAAAAGCTGAAAACTGTGGCACCCGATTCCGCAATCTACCGTCAGTCAGCAATCACGCTAGCGCTGACGCAAGAAGAGCCGCGTAAACAATTACAGCAGGCGCGCTTGTTATCTACCGCTGGGCGCTATGCGGAAGCCAAAGTGCAGTACGACGCGCTCTTTCACGGCGAACCACCCACGCTCGATCTTGCCGTGGAGTATTGGCGTTTGATCTCGCGTTTACCCAATCAGGAACCCGTCGCCATTAAGCAACTAGAGGTGCTGGATCACATTTACCCTAACAACGTCCCGCTGCGCATGGTGCTGTCACGTCTACTTTTCAGCCAAGATCGTAATGAGCAGGCCTACCCTTTATTGAAACAGCTTTCTAACGATCCCGTCGGGCGCGGGCAGGCAGCATCGCTATGGCTGGAAATTATCGGCCGGATGCCGGTCACACCGCAGAGCGTGACGGAACTCAACCGCTTTCTGGCCGTATTTACTGACGGCGAACAGGTAGAAACTGCACGTAAAGAGCTCAGCCGCCAGCAGGGAATATTAGCCGATCCCGTTTATCAAGGGCGACTGCGCGCGCTGGCACAGATTGAAAATGGCGGCGGCAATAACGCCACACTTATCGAGTTGAATAAGGCGCTGACCGCCACGCCAAACGATCCTGAGCTGATCGGCGCAGTGGGTCTGGTTTACCTGCGCACAGGCGATCGGGTAAAAGCACTGGCGCAGTTCCAAAAAGCATTACAGGCGGATGTTAATCGCCTGAACAGCAGCAAATGGGAAGGGCTCATTCAAAGCACGCAATATTGGACCACCATTGCGGAAGGTGACAACGCGCTGAAAGCCAACAACCTACCGCTGGCGCAGCAGAAATATCAGCAGGCACGCCAGATGGATAACACCAATGCCTATGCGCTGATTGGTCTGGGCGATGTCGCCGTTGCCAGCAAAAATGATACCGCCGCCCAGCAGTTCTATCAGCAGGCTTTGCACCTCGAACCCGGCAATGACAACGCCTTGCGCGGTCTGGTCGGTATTTACCAACGCCAATCGCCGGAGAAAGCACTCACTTACCTCAACAGCCTGTCGCGCAGCCAGCAGAACACGATGCGGGAGACGCTTACTGCGCTACAACTCGATATCCTGAAGCAGCAGGCAGATCGGCTTGCGGAACAGCAGCAGTGGACGCAGGCGGAAGAGAAGTATCGTCAGGCGAACCAGCAGGATCCGAACGACGTCTGGCTGGCCTATCGCTATGCCCAAACGCTGCGCCAGTTGGGGCAAATGCAGCAGGCCGACAGCGCGGTACAGCGTGCTACTGCCGTCCCCCCCGCTAATGCGGAGAAGAACTACGTTTACTCGCTTTACCTCTCATCCACCAATCGCGATGAGCAAGCACTCGCTCACCTGAACACGCTGCCTACTGCGCAGTGGAGCGCCGACATGCGCGATTTATCTCAGCGCCTGACGATTCAGACCACGCTGGCGAAAGCGGAAACGATGCGTGATGCGGGTAACGAATCCGCCGCCATTGCATTCCTGCGCCAGCAACCGGCGGATACACGTATCGATCTGCTATTGGCAGACTGGGCGCTGGCGCGGGGGGAATACACGACGGCACTGACGGAATATCAACGCATCCGCACACGCGAACCACAAAACCCTGACGCACAACTGGGTGAGATCGACGCATTTATCGCGCAGGGTCGGCAAGATGATGCGCGCCAGCGTCTGAACCAACTCCCAGCGCAGGCGGCGGATACACTCAACGGCCAGCGGCGCGTCGCCAACGCCTGGCAAGCGGTGGGCAATCCGCAAAAATCGACAGCACTTTTCCGTCAGCTAAAAATCGATGCGCAGAAAGAGCCAGTCGGTCAGGGCAAAGCATTGGTCTACCGCGACGCGGCACGCGTTGAACAACAGCAATCGCAACCTGAACAGGCGCAGCAGGACTATAAACAGGCCATGGTCGCCAGCGGCATGACTCCCGTGCTACCGCAAAGCGACGATGACTATACCCGGTTGACGCGTAATAACAGCGGCGATGACTGGCTACAACGCAGCATCCGTGCCGATGCCGCAGACCTCTATCGCAAACAGGATATTACCGTCACCCTCGATCATGATTACTCAAGTTCGAGCGGCACGGGTGGGATTTCCGATCTGAGCGCCCACAACACCCTGTTGCAAGTGGATATGCCACTGTACGATGGCCGTGCCTTCTTCCGCACCGATACCGTACAGATGAACGCCGGTTCCTTCTCGACGGACAGTTCCGGTGCCTACCGGGAAACCTTCGGTACCTGCGCCACGCGGGACTGTTTCGACGGCAAATCGCAGAAAGCCACCGGCACCAGCGTTGCCGCAGGCTGGAAGAACGACCGCTGGTCAGCGGATATCGGCACCACGCCACTCGGCTTTGACGTGGTCGATGTCGTCGGTGGCGCAAGCTACAGCGGTGACTGGCGGCAAATCGGCTGGACGGCGACCGCCTCGCGCCGCCCGATCTCCAGCTCATTACTGGCATTCGGCGGCACCAGAGATCCGGGCACAGGCATTACCTGGGGTGGCGTGCGTGCAACGGGCGTCAGCCTTGGTTTAAGCTACGATCGAGGCGAAGCACACGGCGTCTGGAGTGATTTCAGCGTCCACCAGATTACCGGTAAAAACGTGGCCGATAACGATCGCGCCCGCGCCATGGCGGGCTACTACTACAAGCTGATTAACGAAGATAACCGACGCGTCACGGTCGGCCTGAACAGCATGTGGTGGCGCCACCAGAAAGACTTAAGCGGCTACTCACTCGGTCAGGGCGGCTACTACAGCCCACAGCAATACTTCTCGCTGGGCGTGCCGGTGAACTATCGGCAGCGGACAGAAAACTGGTCATGGGAACTCGGCGGATCGCTGTCGTGGTCACGCTCCTCCACCAAAGACCAGCGCCGCTACCCGCTTGTCGGCCTGCTCGGTAACGCCGCACTCACCGACAGAGACACCGTTGAACAGGGCAGCAGCAGTTCCGGCTTCGGCTACACGGCGCGTGCTCTCGTCGAACGCCGTCTCAGCTCACACTGGACGCTGGGTGTCGGTATCGACATTCAACAGGCGAAAGACTACACCCCAAGCCACGGCCTTATCTACCTGCGCTACTCGGCCTCCGGCTGGCAAGGCGATCTCGACAGCCCACCGCAGCCGCTTACGCCGTATGCGGACTTTAAGTAA
- the ggt gene encoding gamma-glutamyltransferase, which translates to MKIKNTTSGKWLLSLSVTALLVSGTVQAASAPAVEAKNGMVVSSQYLASQIGVDIMKMGGNAIDAAVAVGYAQAVVNPCCGNIGGGGFMTLHLADGKDTFINFRETAPAAASANMYLNADGSVKKDASLYGYLAAGVPGTVLGLDTALQKYGKLTREQVMAPAIKLAREGFALTRADTDILDTTIKRFKADPEAARIFLRPDGSPLQPGDKLLQTDLANTLAAISANGPDAFYKGTIPQAVEKAAKQGGGILTAADFADYRITETAPVTCNYRGYQFVSSPPPSSGGVTMCEILNIVEGYDIKSAGFNSAATVHVLTEAMRHAYMDRNTYLGDPAFVSNPVERLLSKDYAAEIRKQIEPENATPSKNVQPGIGPHERPETTHYSIVDNQGNAVSTTYTVNGRFGSVVIAPGTGFFLNNEMDDFTVKVGEKNLYGLVQGERNSIAPGKRPLSSMSPSLVTKDGKIFMVLGSPGGSRIITITLQTALNIIDHGMAPQEAVDAPRIHHQWLPDEVYYEQRGLSADTLNLLKQRGYKMVEQTPWGATELILVGLPGAVGVTPADSGNDSAVSGKVREGYLYGANDIRRPAGAAIGY; encoded by the coding sequence ATGAAAATAAAAAACACAACATCGGGAAAATGGCTGCTGTCGCTGAGTGTGACGGCGCTGCTGGTGAGTGGAACCGTGCAGGCGGCCTCAGCCCCCGCAGTGGAAGCGAAAAACGGTATGGTGGTCAGCTCGCAATATCTGGCTTCGCAGATTGGCGTCGATATCATGAAAATGGGCGGCAATGCGATTGATGCCGCCGTGGCCGTGGGCTATGCGCAGGCGGTGGTGAACCCCTGTTGTGGCAATATCGGCGGTGGCGGGTTTATGACGCTGCATCTGGCCGATGGGAAAGACACCTTTATCAACTTCCGTGAAACGGCACCTGCGGCGGCCAGTGCCAACATGTATTTGAACGCGGATGGGAGCGTGAAAAAAGACGCGAGCCTGTACGGTTATCTGGCAGCAGGTGTACCGGGGACGGTGCTGGGGCTGGATACCGCGCTGCAAAAATACGGCAAATTGACGCGTGAGCAGGTGATGGCACCGGCGATTAAACTGGCACGTGAAGGTTTTGCACTCACACGTGCGGATACCGATATTTTGGATACCACCATCAAACGCTTCAAGGCCGATCCTGAAGCCGCACGCATCTTCCTACGCCCTGACGGCAGCCCGTTGCAACCGGGTGACAAGCTGCTACAAACCGATCTGGCGAATACGCTGGCGGCGATTTCTGCTAACGGGCCGGATGCCTTCTACAAGGGTACGATCCCACAGGCCGTGGAGAAGGCAGCGAAGCAGGGCGGTGGGATTCTGACGGCGGCTGATTTTGCCGATTATCGCATTACCGAAACGGCACCAGTAACCTGTAACTATCGTGGTTATCAATTTGTCTCTTCACCGCCGCCCAGTTCCGGCGGCGTCACGATGTGTGAAATTCTCAATATTGTCGAAGGTTATGACATTAAATCAGCGGGCTTTAATTCTGCGGCCACCGTTCATGTCCTGACCGAAGCGATGCGCCACGCGTACATGGATCGGAATACCTACCTCGGTGACCCAGCGTTTGTTAGCAATCCTGTCGAACGTTTGCTGAGTAAGGATTACGCTGCTGAAATCCGTAAACAAATCGAACCAGAGAACGCAACGCCGTCCAAAAACGTACAGCCGGGGATTGGCCCGCACGAGCGACCGGAAACCACGCACTACTCCATCGTGGATAATCAGGGTAACGCGGTGTCCACCACGTATACCGTTAACGGGCGTTTTGGTTCGGTGGTGATTGCGCCGGGTACGGGCTTCTTCCTCAATAACGAAATGGATGACTTTACCGTTAAAGTTGGCGAGAAAAACCTGTACGGATTGGTGCAAGGAGAGCGTAATTCGATCGCCCCCGGTAAGCGCCCACTTTCGTCCATGAGCCCGTCATTGGTGACGAAAGACGGAAAAATCTTCATGGTGCTCGGTTCGCCCGGCGGTTCACGCATTATCACCATCACGTTGCAAACGGCGCTAAATATCATCGACCACGGTATGGCACCGCAGGAGGCGGTAGATGCACCGCGTATCCATCACCAGTGGTTGCCGGATGAGGTGTATTACGAACAGCGCGGGCTGTCTGCCGATACGCTGAACCTGCTGAAGCAGCGCGGCTACAAAATGGTAGAGCAGACGCCCTGGGGCGCAACGGAGCTGATTCTGGTTGGTTTACCGGGCGCGGTGGGCGTGACGCCAGCGGATTCCGGCAATGACTCGGCGGTATCGGGCAAAGTCCGTGAAGGTTATCTGTATGGCGCAAATGATATCCGCCGCCCAGCGGGGGCAGCGATAGGGTATTAA
- a CDS encoding GntR family transcriptional regulator — translation MSRSQNLRHNVINQIIDDMARGHIPSPLPSQNALAEMYNISRTTVRHILVHLRDCGVLTQVGSDYVIARKPDHDDGFTCITAPVDEQNRIFEQAFFTMINQRQLRVGEVFSELQLARDAGVSPVVVREYLLKFGRYNLIQNEKRGQWSMKEFDQAYAEQLFELREMLETHALQHFLNLPDDDPRWLQAKTLLERHRMLRDSIGNSFRMFSQLDRNFHALLLSAAENVFFDQSLEIISVIFHFHYQWDESDLKQRNIIAIDEHMTILSALICRSDLDATLALRNHLNSAKQSMIRSINQAVRTDH, via the coding sequence ATGAGCCGTTCACAAAATTTACGTCACAATGTTATTAATCAGATTATCGACGATATGGCCCGTGGTCATATTCCGTCGCCTCTGCCGTCGCAAAATGCACTGGCGGAGATGTATAACATCAGCCGCACAACGGTGCGTCACATTCTGGTTCATCTGCGCGACTGCGGTGTGCTTACACAGGTTGGCAGCGATTATGTGATTGCCCGAAAACCCGACCACGACGATGGGTTCACCTGCATTACCGCGCCAGTGGATGAGCAAAACCGCATTTTCGAGCAGGCGTTCTTCACCATGATCAACCAGCGTCAGCTCCGTGTCGGTGAAGTCTTCTCAGAGCTACAGCTCGCGCGTGACGCGGGTGTCAGCCCGGTGGTAGTACGCGAGTATCTGTTAAAATTTGGGCGCTACAACCTGATTCAGAACGAAAAACGTGGGCAGTGGAGCATGAAAGAGTTCGATCAGGCATACGCGGAACAGCTATTTGAATTGCGGGAAATGTTGGAGACGCATGCTCTGCAACATTTCCTCAATTTGCCGGACGATGACCCCCGCTGGTTACAGGCCAAAACCTTGCTGGAGCGCCACCGTATGTTACGTGACAGCATTGGTAACAGCTTTCGTATGTTCTCGCAGCTCGACCGTAACTTTCATGCGCTTTTACTTTCTGCTGCCGAAAATGTCTTTTTTGATCAGTCGCTTGAAATCATCTCCGTGATATTTCATTTCCACTACCAGTGGGATGAAAGCGATCTCAAACAGCGCAACATCATCGCGATTGACGAGCACATGACCATCCTCAGCGCGTTGATTTGCCGAAGCGATCTGGATGCCACGCTGGCGCTGCGTAACCATTTGAATTCAGCTAAACAATCGATGATTCGCTCAATTAACCAGGCTGTTCGAACCGACCATTAA
- a CDS encoding zinc-binding alcohol dehydrogenase family protein has translation MSKMNTLICQEPKKLVWKKREIPIPGEGETLIKIKSVGICGTDIHAWGGNQPFFSYPRVLGHEICGEVVDTGKNVHQFKKGQQVAVIPYVACQQCPACKSGRTNCCEKISVIGVHQDGGFSEYLAVPATNVLLAEGIDPQAAALIEPYAISAHAVRRAKVLRGEQVLVVGAGPIGLGAAAIAKADGAQVVVADTSAARREHVVANLNLPVVDPSAEDFEAQLRAEFGGSLAEKVIDATGNQHAMNNTINLIRHGGSIVFVGLFKGDLQFSDPEFHKKETTMMGSRNATPEDFAKVGRLMSEGKLTAEMMLTHRYPFATLADIYEKDVINNRELIKGVITF, from the coding sequence ATGTCAAAAATGAATACATTGATTTGCCAGGAACCGAAAAAACTTGTCTGGAAAAAACGTGAAATACCTATTCCGGGTGAGGGTGAAACATTAATTAAAATTAAGTCTGTGGGTATTTGTGGAACAGATATTCATGCCTGGGGAGGAAATCAACCCTTTTTTAGCTACCCACGCGTATTAGGTCACGAAATATGTGGTGAGGTTGTCGATACAGGCAAAAATGTACATCAATTTAAAAAAGGCCAACAGGTTGCCGTCATTCCCTACGTCGCCTGTCAGCAATGTCCTGCCTGCAAGAGCGGCCGTACCAACTGCTGCGAGAAAATCTCAGTCATTGGTGTACATCAGGATGGCGGATTCAGCGAATATCTGGCGGTGCCCGCCACAAACGTACTGCTTGCAGAAGGGATCGATCCACAAGCGGCGGCATTAATCGAACCCTACGCCATTAGCGCGCATGCCGTTCGCCGGGCGAAAGTGTTACGTGGTGAACAGGTGCTGGTCGTCGGTGCGGGCCCCATCGGCCTCGGCGCAGCGGCCATCGCCAAAGCAGACGGCGCTCAGGTGGTGGTTGCGGATACCAGCGCAGCCCGCCGCGAACACGTCGTTGCCAACCTGAATCTGCCGGTCGTTGATCCCTCCGCCGAGGACTTTGAAGCTCAACTACGTGCCGAATTTGGTGGTTCATTGGCAGAGAAAGTGATTGATGCCACGGGAAACCAGCATGCGATGAACAACACCATTAACCTGATCCGTCACGGTGGCAGCATCGTGTTTGTCGGTCTGTTTAAAGGTGACTTACAGTTCTCCGACCCTGAGTTTCATAAGAAAGAAACCACGATGATGGGCAGTCGTAACGCCACACCGGAAGATTTCGCCAAAGTGGGCCGTCTGATGTCTGAAGGCAAACTCACCGCAGAAATGATGCTGACGCACCGTTACCCCTTTGCCACATTGGCTGACATCTATGAAAAGGATGTCATTAACAACCGTGAGCTGATCAAAGGCGTCATCACATTCTGA